In Kocuria turfanensis, a single genomic region encodes these proteins:
- a CDS encoding YebC/PmpR family DNA-binding transcriptional regulator: MSGHSKWATTKHKKAAIDAKRAKAFAKYIKGIEVAARMGGPDTAGNPALDLAVSKAKKNSVPVANIDRAIKRGAGLTGEVVDYTEILYEARGPQGTALYIECLTDNKNRAASEVRVAVTRNGGTMADSGSVAFLFERKGVVEVTRTDGLTEDDVLMAVLDAGADEVVEQEEVFEVVSEATDLPAIRAALDEAGLEYNNDDPQFRPSMLVELDAEGARKFLRLAEAVEELDDVQNVYSNADIPAEVLAQLDTED; encoded by the coding sequence ATGTCAGGTCACTCCAAGTGGGCCACGACCAAGCACAAGAAAGCCGCGATCGACGCCAAGCGCGCCAAGGCCTTCGCCAAGTACATCAAGGGCATCGAGGTGGCCGCGCGCATGGGCGGGCCCGACACCGCGGGCAACCCGGCCCTGGACCTCGCCGTGTCCAAGGCCAAGAAGAACTCGGTGCCGGTGGCGAACATCGACCGCGCGATCAAGCGCGGCGCCGGGCTGACCGGCGAGGTCGTCGACTACACCGAGATCCTCTACGAGGCCCGCGGCCCGCAGGGCACGGCCCTGTACATCGAGTGCCTCACGGACAACAAGAACCGCGCCGCCTCCGAGGTGCGCGTGGCCGTGACCCGCAACGGCGGCACGATGGCCGACTCCGGGTCCGTGGCCTTCCTCTTCGAGCGCAAGGGCGTCGTGGAGGTCACCCGCACCGACGGGCTCACGGAGGACGACGTCCTCATGGCCGTCCTGGACGCGGGCGCCGACGAGGTCGTGGAGCAGGAGGAGGTCTTCGAGGTCGTCTCCGAGGCCACCGACCTGCCCGCGATCCGCGCGGCCCTCGACGAGGCCGGGCTCGAGTACAACAACGACGACCCCCAGTTCCGCCCGAGCATGCTGGTCGAGCTGGACGCCGAGGGCGCCCGGAAGTTCCTGCGCCTGGCCGAGGCCGTCGAGGAGCTCGACG
- a CDS encoding type 1 glutamine amidotransferase: MTDRTVHLVQLYPRDMNIYGDWGNTLTLKRRLEKYGYAVRLSDHDPGDPFPADADLLVGGGGQDSGQFRVQEDLQRIAPELRAMAADGVPMLAICGLYQLFGHEFRTGAGQTLPGIGILDLTTVGGPTRLIGNIVLESPEFGTVVGYENHSGITRLGSGQAPLGTVRKGAGNNGEDGTEGARMHHVVASYLHGSMLPKNPAVADHLIRAAVERRFGTFDAEPLDDTLAERAREVAVTRPR; this comes from the coding sequence ATGACCGACCGCACCGTCCACCTCGTCCAGCTCTACCCCCGGGACATGAACATCTACGGCGACTGGGGCAACACCCTGACGCTCAAGCGCCGGCTGGAGAAGTACGGCTACGCCGTGCGGCTGTCCGACCACGACCCCGGGGACCCCTTCCCCGCCGACGCCGACCTCCTCGTGGGCGGCGGCGGGCAGGACTCCGGGCAGTTCCGCGTCCAGGAGGACCTGCAGCGGATCGCCCCGGAGCTGCGCGCGATGGCCGCCGACGGCGTGCCGATGCTGGCGATCTGCGGGCTCTACCAGCTCTTCGGCCACGAGTTCCGCACCGGCGCCGGGCAGACCCTGCCCGGGATCGGGATCCTGGACCTCACCACGGTGGGCGGGCCGACGCGCCTGATCGGCAACATCGTCCTGGAGTCCCCGGAGTTCGGCACCGTGGTCGGCTACGAGAACCACTCGGGGATCACCCGGCTGGGCTCCGGGCAGGCCCCGCTCGGCACGGTGCGCAAGGGCGCCGGCAACAACGGCGAGGACGGCACCGAGGGCGCGCGCATGCACCACGTGGTGGCCTCCTACCTGCACGGGTCGATGCTGCCGAAGAACCCCGCCGTGGCCGACCACCTCATCCGGGCCGCGGTGGAGCGCCGGTTCGGGACCTTCGACGCCGAGCCGCTGGACGACACGCTCGCCGAGCGCGCCCGGGAGGTCGCCGTGACCCGTCCCCGCTGA
- a CDS encoding Mur ligase family protein, translated as MERMSRPHVRLLGQGIRYLTTLRGGGSAFPGLVMEKLHPGFVAEQLGRLPHGVVVVSGTNGKTTTTKMAVQLLRSQGYKVFTNRTGSNFVRGVAAALLGEMSLTGRLDADIAVLELDEAHAVHFVKQVKPRHALLLNVMRDQLDRFGEIDTTRRMLAQIAAATTGTVVLNREDPRIVSLAEHVPDGTDVRWFGLAPELRRMFPSDDDMRSAGGPEAGEDHERELAPRPAAEVELTSFAANRVHLTVGGEDVEATVELYGVYNIYNAAAALALVLAVAGPDADRPALVDELSRVTPAFGRGETIHVDGRPLQLLLVKNPSGFRLSLASARPGDYATMVTINDEYADGRDVSWLWDVDFHSLRDAGVDVVGGTRAWDMALRLDYDEVPVHDVVPDLGDALRRFVAAAGDRPMRVFCTYTSMLELRRELSRVAEVAEI; from the coding sequence ATGGAGCGCATGTCCAGACCCCACGTGCGCCTGCTCGGCCAAGGCATCCGGTACCTGACGACCCTGCGCGGAGGCGGCTCCGCCTTCCCCGGCCTCGTGATGGAGAAGCTGCACCCCGGGTTCGTGGCGGAGCAGCTCGGGCGGCTGCCGCACGGGGTCGTGGTCGTCAGCGGCACCAACGGCAAGACCACCACCACCAAGATGGCCGTCCAGCTGCTGCGCTCGCAGGGGTACAAGGTCTTCACGAACCGCACCGGCTCCAACTTCGTGCGGGGTGTGGCGGCGGCGCTGCTGGGGGAGATGAGCCTCACCGGCCGGCTCGACGCCGACATCGCCGTGCTCGAGCTCGACGAGGCCCACGCGGTGCACTTCGTCAAGCAGGTCAAGCCCCGCCACGCACTGCTGCTCAACGTCATGCGCGACCAGCTCGACCGCTTCGGGGAGATCGACACGACCCGCCGGATGCTCGCCCAGATCGCCGCGGCCACCACGGGCACCGTGGTGCTCAACCGGGAGGACCCCCGGATCGTGTCGCTGGCCGAGCACGTCCCGGACGGCACCGACGTGCGCTGGTTCGGCCTCGCGCCGGAGCTGCGCCGCATGTTCCCCTCCGACGACGACATGCGCTCCGCCGGCGGTCCCGAGGCCGGGGAGGACCACGAGCGCGAGCTCGCCCCGCGCCCGGCCGCCGAGGTGGAGCTGACCTCCTTCGCGGCGAACCGGGTGCACCTCACGGTGGGCGGCGAGGACGTCGAGGCCACCGTGGAGCTCTACGGCGTCTACAACATCTACAACGCGGCCGCTGCCCTGGCGCTGGTGCTCGCCGTCGCCGGCCCGGACGCCGACCGCCCCGCGCTGGTGGACGAGCTGTCCCGCGTCACCCCGGCCTTCGGGCGCGGTGAGACCATTCACGTCGACGGCCGGCCGCTGCAGCTGCTGCTCGTGAAGAACCCCTCCGGGTTCCGCCTGTCGCTGGCCTCGGCCCGGCCCGGCGACTACGCCACCATGGTCACCATCAACGACGAGTACGCCGACGGCCGGGACGTCTCCTGGCTGTGGGACGTCGACTTCCACTCCCTGCGCGACGCCGGGGTGGACGTCGTCGGCGGCACCCGGGCGTGGGACATGGCGCTGCGCCTGGACTACGACGAGGTCCCCGTGCACGACGTCGTCCCCGACCTCGGCGACGCACTGCGGCGCTTCGTGGCCGCCGCCGGCGACCGGCCCATGCGCGTCTTCTGCACCTACACGTCCATGCTCGAGCTGCGCCGGGAGCTGTCCCGCGTGGCCGAGGTCGCCGAGATCTGA
- a CDS encoding GAF and ANTAR domain-containing protein encodes METESPMAELSMVFARLSGMLLSEDGAAGAARRLAEAACVLVDGATGAGVSLLDEAGRRRTTGSTGASVDAADALQYELGEGPCLSAWATGVAQRVEDTTEDRRWPAWSAAAAGAGIRAVLSVPLVRQDRALGAMKVYAAAPHAFTAREEQVLGLLAEAAATLLGSALAPEAPNRLSASLRAALADRRAVDLATGMLMERHGTDAQSARITLLHASRALDLPMTRIASRVLERAPDPEL; translated from the coding sequence GTGGAGACCGAGAGCCCCATGGCCGAGTTGAGCATGGTCTTCGCCCGGCTGAGCGGCATGCTGCTGAGCGAGGACGGCGCCGCCGGTGCGGCGCGGCGGCTCGCGGAGGCGGCGTGCGTGCTCGTCGACGGGGCGACGGGAGCGGGGGTCTCGCTCCTGGACGAGGCCGGCCGGCGGAGGACGACCGGGTCCACCGGCGCGTCCGTGGACGCGGCCGACGCCCTGCAGTACGAGCTCGGGGAGGGTCCCTGCCTCAGCGCCTGGGCCACCGGGGTGGCCCAGCGGGTCGAGGACACCACCGAGGACCGGCGCTGGCCGGCCTGGTCCGCGGCCGCCGCCGGCGCGGGGATCCGCGCGGTGCTCAGCGTGCCGCTGGTGCGGCAGGACCGCGCCCTGGGGGCGATGAAGGTCTACGCCGCCGCCCCGCACGCCTTCACCGCCCGGGAGGAGCAGGTGCTGGGCCTGCTGGCCGAGGCCGCGGCCACGCTGCTGGGCTCGGCCCTGGCCCCGGAGGCGCCGAACCGGCTCAGCGCCTCGCTCCGGGCCGCCCTGGCCGACCGCCGGGCCGTCGACCTCGCCACCGGGATGCTGATGGAGCGCCACGGCACGGACGCGCAGAGCGCCCGGATCACCCTGCTGCACGCCTCCCGCGCCCTGGACCTGCCCATGACCCGCATCGCCTCCCGGGTGCTCGAGCGCGCCCCGGACCCCGAGCTCTGA
- a CDS encoding M3 family metallopeptidase produces the protein MDNPLLRPSELPYELPDFRSIREEHFLPAFEAAMAQDLECVRAVLADPAPPTFANTVEALERGGLALDRVESVFFTLTAAHNTAGVQRIYQELAPRLSEHKADFTLNKELYSRVRRVDRTDLQPWQLRVLDEYVSWFQNSGAELDLDDQQRLREVNDELSALSIRYGNDLLREVNASAVVVDDPEALDGMDPADIEAAASAAAENGHRGRYLLTPALFTVQPVLSVLTDRALRRRIHLAAVHRGTGEPDGEGSQSRTDLRPLAARIARLRAEQARLLGYRSHGDHVMAGSTAPSPEAVQEMLERITGPAVRNALEERAELERLAGHPIEAWDWPFWAERLRRERYRVDASALREYFELESVLEHGIFRTARELYGLVFTERPDLRGYLPQVRVWEVTDEHGDGVGLFLGDWFTRPTKQGGAWMGSLVHQNRLTGQRPVVVNNANFTRPPAGRPKLLTLDEVVTVFHEFGHALHGLLSDVHLPSFSGTKVPRDFVEYPSQVHEMWVLHPDVAPHYARHHRTGEPVPEATLAALRQAAAHGQGFRTVEYLASTWLDLAWHGIEDPSRLPDPRTVEQEALERAGIDVPGIAPRYRTGYFKHIFAGGYSAGYYAYIWSEILDADTARWFTAHGGLTRENGRRFAEEVLSRGNETAPLEAVEALLGRRPHLSALLQRRGLLPREEFVHRRRGAPAPEAGGPDRA, from the coding sequence TTGGACAACCCCCTCCTGCGCCCCAGCGAGCTGCCCTACGAGCTGCCGGACTTCCGGAGCATCCGGGAGGAGCACTTCCTGCCGGCCTTCGAGGCCGCGATGGCCCAGGACCTGGAGTGCGTGCGGGCGGTCCTGGCCGACCCCGCGCCTCCCACGTTCGCGAACACCGTCGAGGCCCTCGAGCGCGGCGGGCTGGCCCTGGACCGGGTCGAGTCGGTCTTCTTCACCCTCACCGCCGCGCACAACACCGCCGGCGTCCAGCGGATCTACCAGGAGCTCGCGCCGCGGCTGTCCGAGCACAAGGCGGACTTCACGCTCAACAAGGAGCTCTACTCCCGCGTCCGGCGGGTGGACCGCACGGACCTGCAGCCCTGGCAGCTGCGGGTGCTGGACGAGTACGTCTCCTGGTTCCAGAACTCCGGGGCGGAGCTGGACCTGGACGACCAGCAGCGGCTGCGGGAGGTCAACGACGAGCTCTCCGCGCTGAGCATCCGCTACGGCAACGACCTGCTCCGGGAGGTCAACGCCTCCGCCGTCGTGGTGGACGACCCCGAGGCGCTGGACGGCATGGACCCCGCGGACATCGAGGCCGCCGCCTCCGCGGCCGCCGAGAACGGCCACCGGGGACGCTACCTGCTCACGCCCGCGCTGTTCACCGTCCAGCCGGTGCTGTCGGTGCTCACGGACCGCGCGCTGCGCCGGCGGATCCACCTGGCCGCCGTCCACCGGGGCACCGGCGAGCCCGACGGCGAGGGCTCGCAGAGCCGCACGGACCTGCGCCCCCTGGCCGCGCGGATCGCCCGGCTGCGCGCGGAGCAGGCGCGGCTGCTGGGCTACCGCAGCCACGGCGACCACGTCATGGCGGGCAGCACGGCTCCTTCCCCCGAGGCGGTGCAGGAGATGCTCGAGCGGATCACCGGGCCCGCGGTGCGCAACGCGCTCGAGGAGCGCGCCGAGCTGGAACGGCTCGCGGGCCACCCGATCGAGGCGTGGGACTGGCCGTTCTGGGCCGAGCGGCTGCGCCGGGAGCGCTACCGCGTGGACGCCTCCGCGCTGCGGGAGTACTTCGAGCTGGAGTCGGTGCTCGAGCACGGGATATTCCGCACCGCCCGTGAGCTCTACGGACTGGTCTTCACCGAGCGCCCCGATCTGCGCGGCTATCTGCCGCAGGTGCGGGTGTGGGAGGTCACCGACGAGCACGGGGACGGGGTGGGCCTGTTCCTGGGCGACTGGTTCACCCGGCCAACCAAGCAGGGCGGGGCCTGGATGGGCTCGCTCGTGCACCAGAACCGGCTCACCGGGCAGCGGCCCGTCGTCGTGAACAACGCGAACTTCACCCGCCCGCCCGCCGGGCGGCCGAAGCTGCTGACCCTGGACGAGGTGGTCACGGTCTTCCACGAGTTCGGCCACGCCCTGCACGGGCTGCTCTCGGACGTGCACCTGCCCTCGTTCTCCGGCACGAAGGTCCCCCGCGACTTCGTCGAGTACCCCTCGCAGGTCCACGAGATGTGGGTGCTGCACCCGGACGTGGCCCCGCACTACGCCCGGCACCACCGCACCGGGGAGCCGGTCCCGGAGGCCACCCTGGCCGCCCTGCGGCAGGCCGCCGCGCACGGGCAGGGCTTCCGGACCGTGGAGTACCTGGCCTCGACCTGGCTGGACCTCGCCTGGCACGGGATCGAGGACCCGTCCCGGCTGCCCGACCCGCGCACCGTGGAGCAGGAGGCCCTGGAGCGGGCCGGGATCGACGTGCCCGGCATCGCCCCGCGCTACCGGACCGGGTACTTCAAGCACATCTTCGCCGGTGGCTACTCCGCCGGGTACTACGCCTACATCTGGTCCGAGATCCTCGACGCGGACACCGCCCGGTGGTTCACCGCCCACGGCGGGCTCACCCGGGAGAACGGCCGCCGCTTCGCGGAGGAGGTGCTCTCCCGCGGCAACGAGACGGCACCCCTCGAGGCGGTGGAGGCGCTGCTGGGCCGGCGCCCGCACCTCAGCGCCCTGCTGCAGCGGCGCGGGCTGCTGCCCCGCGAGGAGTTCGTGCACCGGCGGCGGGGCGCCCCGGCCCCGGAGGCCGGGGGCCCGGACCGGGCCTGA
- a CDS encoding HIT family protein → MTGRAPEGGPPHHWIRQDEFEIPGVPDSFQRLWTPHRLAYVRGEDPSVREDPGCPFCHGPQRADEESLIVHRGAHCFVILNLFPYNPGHLMVCPYRHVADLTELGEEELRELTDLTRTAVSTIRRVASPHAFNVGINLGAAAGGSLSGHLHQHVVPRWNGDANFMPVLAGTKAIMQTLGDTRQDIADAWPEA, encoded by the coding sequence GTGACCGGCCGGGCGCCCGAGGGCGGACCTCCGCACCACTGGATCCGCCAGGACGAGTTCGAGATCCCGGGGGTGCCCGACAGCTTCCAGCGGCTGTGGACCCCGCACCGGCTGGCCTACGTGCGCGGGGAGGACCCGTCCGTGCGGGAGGACCCCGGGTGCCCGTTCTGCCACGGCCCGCAGCGCGCGGACGAGGAGTCCCTGATCGTCCACCGCGGCGCGCACTGCTTCGTGATCCTCAACCTCTTCCCGTACAACCCCGGGCACCTCATGGTGTGCCCGTACCGGCACGTGGCCGACCTGACGGAGCTGGGGGAGGAGGAGCTGCGCGAGCTCACGGACCTGACCCGCACCGCCGTGTCGACGATCCGCCGGGTGGCCTCCCCGCACGCCTTCAACGTGGGGATCAACCTGGGGGCCGCGGCGGGCGGGTCGCTCTCCGGGCACCTGCACCAGCACGTGGTGCCCCGCTGGAACGGGGACGCGAACTTCATGCCCGTGCTCGCCGGGACCAAGGCGATCATGCAGACCCTCGGGGACACCCGCCAGGACATCGCCGACGCCTGGCCGGAGGCCTGA
- the thrS gene encoding threonine--tRNA ligase, with protein MTTAPEHQPESAPLTITVDGEQRTVGAGTSAAELYREERSVVVARVNGVLRDLATELADGDAVERVLISEPEGLEVLRHSTAHVMAQAVQQLHEDAKLGIGPYITDGFYFDFDVEQAFTPEDLKAIEKRMQRIVNSTQSFRRRAVSEEEARTEMADEPYKLELIGLSQGPGSGGDVDAAAEGASVEVAAGELTIYDNVDRKTGETVWKDLCRGPHLPDTKLIGNGYALMRSAAAYWRGSEKNKQLQRIYGTAWPSKEELKAYKDRLAEAERRDHRRLGSEMDLFSFPDELGSGLPVFHPKGGIIRKTMEDYSRSRHTEAGYEFVYTPHITKGHLYEVSGHLDWYREGMFPAMHVDEERDAETGQLTKQGQDYYLKPMNCPMHNLIFRSRGRSYRELPLRLFEFGQVYRYEKSGVVHGLTRVRGMTQDDAHIYCTREQMKAELTTTLTFVLDLLKDYGLDDFYLELSTKDPEKFVGSDELWEEATATLAEVAAESGLNLVPDPGGAAFYGPKISVQAKDAIGRTWQMSTIQLDFNLPERFDLEYQAADGTRQRPVMIHRALFGSVERFMGVLVEHYAGAFPAWLAPVQVVAIPVAEAFNDYLQDVVDTLRARGVRVELDAGSDRFPKKIRTASKEKVPFVLIAGGEDAEANAVSFRFRDGSQDNGVPVGEAVERIVAHIQRRVNEEPTAALPEDPHAAAETAGVGQ; from the coding sequence ATGACCACCGCGCCGGAGCACCAGCCCGAGTCCGCACCCCTCACGATCACCGTCGACGGCGAGCAGCGCACGGTGGGGGCCGGCACCTCCGCCGCGGAGCTGTACCGCGAGGAGCGCTCCGTGGTGGTCGCCCGCGTCAACGGTGTGCTGCGGGACCTCGCCACCGAGCTCGCCGACGGCGACGCCGTGGAGCGGGTGCTGATCTCGGAGCCGGAGGGGCTCGAGGTGCTGCGCCACTCCACGGCCCACGTGATGGCCCAGGCCGTGCAGCAGCTGCACGAGGACGCGAAGCTCGGCATCGGCCCGTACATCACCGACGGCTTCTACTTCGACTTCGACGTCGAGCAGGCGTTCACCCCCGAGGACCTCAAGGCGATCGAGAAGCGGATGCAGCGGATCGTCAACTCCACCCAGTCCTTCCGCCGCCGCGCCGTGAGCGAGGAGGAGGCCCGGACCGAGATGGCGGACGAGCCGTACAAGCTCGAGCTGATCGGCCTGTCCCAGGGCCCCGGCTCGGGCGGGGACGTGGACGCCGCCGCCGAGGGCGCGTCCGTGGAGGTCGCCGCCGGGGAGCTGACGATCTACGACAACGTGGACCGCAAGACCGGGGAGACGGTCTGGAAGGACCTGTGCCGCGGCCCGCACCTGCCGGACACCAAGCTGATCGGCAACGGCTACGCCCTCATGCGCTCGGCCGCCGCCTACTGGCGCGGGTCCGAGAAGAACAAGCAGCTGCAGCGCATCTACGGCACGGCGTGGCCGTCCAAGGAGGAACTGAAGGCCTACAAGGACCGCCTGGCCGAGGCCGAGCGGCGCGACCACCGCCGGCTCGGCTCGGAGATGGACCTGTTCTCCTTCCCGGACGAGCTGGGCTCCGGCCTGCCGGTGTTCCACCCGAAGGGGGGGATCATCCGCAAGACCATGGAGGACTACTCCCGCAGCCGCCACACCGAGGCCGGCTACGAGTTCGTCTACACCCCGCACATCACCAAGGGCCACCTCTACGAGGTCTCGGGGCACCTGGACTGGTACCGGGAGGGGATGTTCCCGGCCATGCACGTGGACGAGGAGCGCGACGCCGAGACCGGCCAGCTCACCAAGCAGGGCCAGGACTACTACCTCAAGCCCATGAACTGCCCCATGCACAACCTCATCTTCCGCTCGCGCGGCCGGTCCTACCGGGAGCTGCCCCTGCGGCTGTTCGAGTTCGGGCAGGTCTACCGCTACGAGAAGTCCGGCGTGGTGCACGGCCTGACCCGGGTGCGGGGCATGACCCAGGACGACGCCCACATCTACTGCACCCGTGAGCAGATGAAGGCGGAGCTGACCACCACCCTCACGTTCGTCCTCGACCTGCTCAAGGACTACGGGCTCGACGACTTCTACCTGGAGCTCTCCACCAAGGACCCGGAGAAGTTCGTGGGCTCGGACGAGCTGTGGGAGGAGGCCACGGCGACCCTGGCCGAGGTCGCGGCGGAGTCCGGGCTGAACCTGGTGCCGGACCCCGGGGGCGCGGCCTTCTACGGCCCGAAGATCTCGGTCCAGGCCAAGGACGCCATCGGGCGGACCTGGCAGATGTCGACCATCCAGCTGGACTTCAACCTCCCGGAGCGCTTCGACCTCGAGTACCAGGCCGCGGACGGCACGCGGCAGCGCCCGGTGATGATCCACCGCGCGCTGTTCGGCTCCGTGGAGCGCTTCATGGGCGTGCTCGTGGAGCACTACGCCGGGGCGTTCCCGGCGTGGCTGGCCCCCGTCCAGGTGGTGGCGATCCCGGTGGCCGAGGCGTTCAACGACTACCTGCAGGACGTGGTGGACACCCTCCGGGCCCGCGGGGTGCGCGTGGAGCTCGACGCCGGCTCCGACCGGTTCCCCAAGAAGATCCGCACCGCCTCCAAGGAGAAGGTGCCGTTCGTGCTCATCGCCGGCGGGGAGGACGCCGAGGCGAACGCGGTGTCCTTCCGGTTCCGCGACGGCTCCCAGGACAACGGCGTCCCGGTCGGCGAGGCCGTCGAACGGATCGTGGCGCACATCCAGCGCCGGGTGAACGAGGAGCCGACGGCCGCCCTGCCCGAGGACCCCCACGCCGCCGCGGAGACGGCCGGGGTCGGGCAGTGA
- a CDS encoding DUF2382 domain-containing protein: protein MATYDVNALLSATAYDSDGDKIGKVEQVFLDDNTEDVTFVTVNTGLFGTKESFVPVEGARQDGDRLVLPYAKGVVKDAPNVDADQHLSPAEEEEIYRYYKMNYSGTGGDRDTDRDRDGRTDYATTDYTGTGTTGRDAGDTLGTDRNAVPGAGTAGYAEVDRGTADRDVTDRDLTDRDRDLTDRADNGVVRHEERLHVGKEQQETGRARLRKYVVTERETVDVPVEREEVRVERTPLSGTEATTGTIGEEDVEVTLHEERPVVAKETVGVEKVGIEKETVRDTERVDADVRKEQVEVETDAERGTGLTDRDRRDRI from the coding sequence ATGGCTACGTACGACGTCAACGCACTGCTCTCGGCCACCGCCTACGACTCGGACGGCGACAAGATCGGCAAGGTCGAGCAGGTCTTCCTGGACGACAACACCGAGGATGTCACGTTCGTGACCGTCAACACCGGTCTGTTCGGCACCAAGGAGAGCTTCGTCCCGGTCGAGGGCGCCCGGCAGGACGGCGACCGCCTGGTGCTCCCCTACGCCAAGGGTGTCGTCAAGGACGCCCCGAACGTGGACGCGGACCAGCACCTCTCCCCGGCCGAGGAGGAGGAGATCTACCGCTACTACAAGATGAACTACTCCGGCACCGGCGGCGACCGTGACACCGACCGCGACCGCGACGGCCGGACGGACTACGCCACGACCGACTACACCGGCACCGGCACCACCGGCCGTGACGCCGGCGACACGCTCGGCACCGACCGCAACGCCGTGCCCGGCGCGGGCACCGCCGGCTACGCCGAGGTCGACCGCGGCACCGCCGACCGCGACGTCACCGACCGCGACCTCACCGACCGCGACCGGGACCTCACCGACCGCGCCGACAACGGCGTGGTCCGCCACGAGGAGCGGCTGCACGTCGGCAAGGAGCAGCAGGAGACCGGCCGCGCCCGCCTGCGCAAGTACGTGGTGACCGAGCGCGAGACCGTCGACGTCCCCGTCGAGCGCGAGGAGGTCCGGGTCGAGCGCACCCCGCTCAGCGGCACCGAGGCCACCACCGGCACCATCGGCGAGGAGGACGTCGAGGTGACCCTCCACGAGGAGCGCCCCGTCGTCGCCAAGGAGACCGTGGGTGTCGAGAAGGTCGGGATCGAGAAGGAGACCGTCCGCGACACCGAGCGCGTCGACGCCGACGTCCGCAAGGAGCAGGTCGAGGTCGAGACCGACGCCGAGCGCGGCACCGGCCTCACCGACCGCGATCGCCGCGACCGCATCTGA